One genomic window of Pseudanabaenaceae cyanobacterium SKYG29 includes the following:
- a CDS encoding phycobilisome rod-core linker polypeptide translates to MVLPLLEYAPSSQNQRVKGFEVPGDEQPRIYSSENLLSPSEMDELIEAAYRQIFFHAFESDRERFLESQLRAGQITVRDFIRGLLLSNTYRRSFYDLNSNYRFVEQTVQRVLGRDVYNNAEKLAWSIVVAQKGIKGFVDMLLDSEEYMENFGYDKVPYQRRRVLPGRPTGEMPFNIKSPRYDEYYRAKFGFPQFIWQVTVKSFVPQERKLRAGDPAAFLNMARSISPKANSPQRISAQNIDYERLVPRRR, encoded by the coding sequence GTGGTACTACCTCTTTTAGAATATGCTCCCTCTAGCCAAAACCAGCGGGTAAAAGGTTTTGAAGTGCCAGGGGACGAGCAACCCCGTATCTACTCTTCGGAAAATCTCCTGTCTCCCAGTGAAATGGACGAACTAATTGAGGCGGCATATCGGCAGATTTTCTTCCATGCCTTTGAGTCCGATCGGGAGCGGTTTTTGGAGTCCCAGTTGCGGGCAGGGCAGATTACGGTACGGGATTTCATTCGTGGGTTGCTTCTGTCTAACACCTATCGCCGTAGCTTCTACGACCTCAACAGCAACTATCGCTTTGTGGAACAGACGGTGCAACGGGTACTAGGTCGGGACGTGTACAACAACGCGGAAAAGTTGGCATGGTCGATCGTGGTTGCCCAGAAGGGGATCAAGGGGTTCGTGGATATGCTCCTCGACAGCGAGGAATACATGGAGAACTTCGGCTATGACAAAGTGCCCTACCAGCGGCGGCGGGTATTGCCTGGTCGTCCTACGGGAGAAATGCCTTTCAATATCAAGTCCCCCCGCTATGATGAATACTATCGGGCTAAGTTTGGCTTCCCGCAGTTTATTTGGCAGGTTACAGTCAAGAGCTTTGTGCCCCAGGAGAGAAAACTACGGGCAGGCGATCCTGCAGCTTTCCTCAACATGGCGCGGTCAATCAGTCCCAAAGCCAATTCACCCCAGCGTATTTCCGCCCAAAATATCGACTACGAACGTCTAGTTCCCCGTCGCCGCTAA
- a CDS encoding AAA family ATPase → MKVVTVYHNKGGVGKTTTVVNLGAGLARRGYRVLLIDLDSQANTTYATGLAKSIYEEDDYFIANNFVALLENVYTEVKDVTIRASYSSFPVDVIPSHISTTESESELQAKDAALTQIRLRKKLESVSYDYDFVVIDTPPAIGLFARVALATCDYLIIPSDLRAFATQGLKNVINFMTGLNEFRQEVGRTEILVLGVLPSKIPTNPKFIEKTLPGLEEKVRQRYKLPLFETRIYERTELAKCLSNEVIITGETPEDIAYVPDPKSIFDYAPDSKSVVEFSSLVEEVLRKVK, encoded by the coding sequence ATGAAAGTAGTTACTGTTTACCACAATAAAGGCGGTGTAGGCAAAACCACTACTGTCGTAAATTTGGGGGCAGGTCTAGCTAGGAGGGGGTATAGGGTTCTACTAATTGACCTAGATAGTCAAGCCAATACTACCTATGCTACAGGACTGGCGAAGTCTATCTATGAAGAGGATGATTACTTCATAGCTAACAACTTTGTTGCTCTCTTGGAAAACGTCTATACTGAGGTGAAGGATGTAACCATACGGGCATCTTATTCTTCCTTCCCTGTAGATGTTATTCCCTCTCATATTTCCACTACGGAATCAGAATCAGAACTTCAGGCTAAGGATGCTGCTTTGACGCAAATTAGACTACGCAAAAAATTAGAGTCAGTATCCTATGATTATGATTTTGTAGTGATTGATACTCCCCCTGCCATTGGCTTGTTTGCCAGAGTTGCCCTAGCAACCTGTGATTATCTGATAATTCCTTCTGACCTAAGAGCGTTTGCTACCCAAGGCTTAAAAAATGTCATTAACTTTATGACAGGACTAAATGAATTTAGACAGGAGGTAGGTAGAACGGAGATTTTAGTATTGGGTGTCTTGCCCTCAAAAATTCCTACAAACCCTAAGTTCATAGAAAAAACCTTGCCAGGGTTAGAGGAGAAGGTAAGGCAGAGGTATAAGCTTCCCCTTTTTGAGACCAGAATATATGAAAGAACTGAGCTGGCAAAGTGTCTATCCAATGAGGTAATAATAACTGGAGAGACACCAGAGGACATAGCCTATGTTCCTGACCCTAAGTCGATATTTGACTACGCTCCAGATTCTAAATCTGTGGTAGAATTCAGCAGCCTAGTAGAGGAAGTTTTGCGGAAAGTTAAATGA
- a CDS encoding universal stress protein, which yields MFNHVLLGIEGSGRAREMMNMLLPLPSFARTKITLLHVVPSQITAEGVEEYRQAGQKILERESAALKLGAENSYTTILAEGDPKTEICRVADELKPDFLIMGSRGLGRIQAILSNSVSQYVFQLASVPMLLVKDDIYIQTIRRVLIALDRSAAAQKCLEFALNFLQGTKDIDVYVVHVTNKEMGQDEVLAEAGLKLQRMGFSAKLLPRVGETGKEICACAEENNINLLFLASPERRPSIARGLPDLDRLLGSSVSDYVRVHAPCGVMLVRTEE from the coding sequence ATGTTTAATCATGTACTTTTAGGGATTGAGGGATCGGGGCGTGCCCGGGAAATGATGAATATGCTGCTACCGTTGCCCAGTTTTGCTCGCACCAAAATTACTTTGCTCCATGTTGTCCCCAGTCAAATCACTGCTGAAGGAGTAGAGGAGTATCGTCAAGCGGGGCAGAAGATTTTAGAGCGGGAAAGTGCTGCCCTCAAATTGGGAGCAGAGAACTCCTACACAACTATTTTGGCAGAAGGTGACCCTAAAACTGAGATCTGTCGTGTGGCAGATGAACTAAAGCCTGATTTTTTGATCATGGGTTCACGGGGTTTAGGCAGAATTCAGGCCATTTTGTCTAATTCTGTCAGTCAGTATGTCTTTCAGCTTGCCTCTGTACCCATGCTGTTAGTTAAAGATGATATTTACATCCAAACCATTAGACGGGTGTTGATTGCCCTCGATCGTTCTGCTGCTGCGCAAAAGTGCCTAGAGTTTGCCCTCAATTTTCTGCAAGGGACAAAGGATATAGATGTGTATGTTGTACACGTAACTAACAAAGAAATGGGTCAGGATGAGGTGCTAGCAGAAGCAGGACTGAAATTACAGAGAATGGGCTTCAGCGCTAAACTCCTGCCTCGTGTGGGTGAGACGGGTAAAGAAATTTGTGCCTGTGCTGAGGAGAACAACATCAACTTGTTGTTTTTAGCTTCCCCCGAGCGTCGTCCTTCCATTGCCAGGGGTTTACCTGACCTCGATCGGTTGTTGGGCAGTTCTGTTTCCGACTATGTAAGGGTTCATGCCCCCTGTGGCGTGATGTTGGTACGGACAGAAGAATAA
- a CDS encoding TAXI family TRAP transporter solute-binding subunit — MVQIIPKNINPFRLAVGIGLGVITVSVIGATIGFIIWQNRPRRVRIAAGNTTGESYIIAQALAQVVKANYPRFTIEVVETAGTSDSLKRLQAGEVSFAAAQADIPAGDRARLVANLYTDYAQLLVPDKSPIRGFGDLKGKRIALQPKGGQYDTFVAIARHFGYEEGNFIFLGTDQKSANQAYKEGRADAAFFVRALGNKAVVELIPNSKMLPIDQGKALQTKYPAFNPTVIPQGIYRGNPPIPASDIPTIAIQRTLLADKDADFQTVEVITRVLYERRQDLARAIPDEFAHVRPLVTSIDRPSATGGTGIPIHAGAIAYYDKDKPSFIQENADYVALIITIVLLVWSWVVELKNWIDRGKKDAADIYIDVAVELMQDEVTASPEENRQELDRIFMKAARDLVDEKISEESFRTFNEAYKTAREVLERRIQQMKEQQLLQQELLLKEAEAMRKENADHYITEVLKVAKEKKLSSTQALDRLDKIMQEAGYDLIDEKISQESFRTFIEAYKTVRDIVARQPLTTLQGE, encoded by the coding sequence ATGGTGCAGATCATACCCAAAAACATTAACCCTTTTCGTCTTGCCGTTGGTATTGGTTTAGGTGTAATTACAGTTAGTGTCATCGGTGCCACGATCGGTTTTATTATTTGGCAGAACCGCCCCCGCCGTGTGAGAATTGCCGCTGGGAATACCACGGGGGAAAGTTATATTATTGCCCAGGCATTAGCCCAGGTTGTCAAGGCAAATTATCCCCGCTTCACGATCGAAGTAGTGGAAACCGCAGGTACTTCCGACAGTCTCAAACGCCTTCAGGCAGGGGAAGTCTCCTTTGCCGCCGCCCAAGCGGATATTCCTGCCGGGGATCGTGCCCGCTTAGTTGCCAATCTTTACACCGACTATGCCCAGTTGTTGGTGCCCGACAAGTCTCCTATTAGAGGATTTGGGGACCTCAAGGGGAAACGCATTGCGCTGCAACCCAAGGGCGGACAGTATGATACTTTCGTGGCAATTGCGCGCCACTTTGGTTACGAGGAAGGTAATTTTATCTTTCTAGGGACAGACCAGAAATCCGCCAACCAAGCCTACAAAGAAGGGAGAGCAGATGCCGCTTTTTTCGTGCGGGCGCTAGGAAATAAAGCAGTGGTAGAGTTGATCCCCAACAGTAAAATGCTCCCCATTGACCAGGGCAAGGCACTGCAGACGAAGTACCCAGCTTTTAACCCCACTGTCATTCCCCAAGGTATCTATCGCGGTAATCCCCCCATCCCCGCCAGTGATATTCCCACCATTGCGATCCAACGTACCCTCCTAGCGGACAAAGACGCAGATTTCCAAACCGTGGAAGTGATCACCAGGGTCTTATATGAACGCCGTCAAGACCTCGCCAGAGCCATTCCCGATGAATTTGCCCATGTGCGCCCTTTGGTCACCAGCATCGATCGTCCCAGTGCCACCGGTGGTACCGGCATTCCCATCCACGCCGGCGCAATTGCCTACTACGACAAAGACAAGCCCTCCTTTATCCAGGAAAATGCTGACTATGTAGCACTCATTATCACTATTGTGCTCCTGGTGTGGTCATGGGTGGTGGAGCTGAAAAACTGGATTGACAGGGGGAAGAAGGACGCGGCTGACATCTACATCGATGTGGCCGTGGAATTGATGCAAGATGAAGTGACCGCTAGCCCAGAGGAGAACCGCCAGGAACTCGATCGGATTTTTATGAAAGCTGCCCGCGACCTTGTAGACGAAAAAATCTCGGAGGAATCCTTCCGCACCTTTAACGAGGCTTACAAAACCGCTAGGGAAGTGCTAGAGCGGCGCATACAACAGATGAAAGAACAACAACTTCTACAACAGGAACTCCTCCTCAAAGAAGCGGAAGCCATGCGCAAGGAAAATGCCGACCATTACATCACAGAAGTCCTGAAAGTAGCCAAGGAGAAGAAACTCTCTAGCACCCAAGCCCTCGATCGCCTAGATAAAATCATGCAGGAAGCCGGCTATGACCTAATTGACGAGAAAATTTCCCAGGAGTCCTTCCGTACCTTTATTGAAGCCTACAAAACGGTGCGGGACATAGTGGCACGGCAACCCCTCACTACCCTGCAGGGGGAATAG
- a CDS encoding helix-turn-helix domain-containing protein, whose translation MLDWKATRVVFVTMPPRLQVKLEDCSPLGKYILQYLESKGMSMNRLAELAGIPQPRLRGACFKGTCPTPETLQKLAKAMGKHHLELYSLAYEGRVAAATDNTLDLILREILATVREMELEPPVTVPSRAQLYRALLELGFKPK comes from the coding sequence ATGCTAGACTGGAAAGCCACCAGGGTAGTTTTTGTTACCATGCCCCCCCGTTTACAGGTCAAATTAGAAGACTGTTCTCCCCTCGGCAAATACATTCTGCAATACCTGGAAAGCAAGGGAATGAGTATGAATCGTTTGGCAGAGTTGGCAGGTATACCCCAGCCGCGTTTAAGGGGAGCTTGTTTTAAGGGCACTTGCCCCACCCCTGAAACTCTACAAAAACTGGCAAAAGCTATGGGGAAACACCACCTGGAACTCTACAGCCTGGCTTACGAGGGGCGAGTGGCTGCTGCTACTGATAATACTTTGGATTTAATCCTGCGGGAAATTCTTGCTACTGTCAGGGAAATGGAATTGGAACCCCCTGTCACTGTCCCTTCCCGTGCCCAGCTCTATCGTGCCTTGTTGGAATTGGGCTTCAAGCCTAAATAA
- a CDS encoding ABC transporter ATP-binding protein, protein MAALISLRDVRKSFGQNVVLDGISLDIYAGEAVAIIGPSGTGKSTVLKIMCGLLEPDAGEVWLNGEKITQVGGSNSVHVGMVFQQAALFDSLTVAENVGFTLWQNGCLKPKEILAIVEQKLAMVGLTGILDRYPSQLSGGMRKRVSFARAITEDPRCSQTAQKILLYDEPTAGLDPIASTIIEDLIRDLKVRQKVCDSYVVVTHQHSTIRRTSDRVIFLYQGKIRWEGATEEVDRADNPYLRQFFSGSTEGPIQFVGREV, encoded by the coding sequence ATGGCTGCCCTCATTTCTCTTAGGGATGTCAGAAAAAGTTTTGGTCAGAATGTAGTACTAGACGGCATTAGTTTAGACATTTATGCGGGGGAAGCAGTAGCAATTATTGGACCATCGGGGACTGGGAAATCGACGGTTTTGAAAATCATGTGTGGTTTACTGGAACCTGATGCGGGGGAGGTGTGGCTCAATGGGGAGAAAATTACACAGGTGGGGGGCAGTAATTCTGTCCATGTGGGCATGGTATTTCAGCAGGCAGCTCTATTTGACTCCCTGACGGTAGCAGAAAATGTGGGGTTTACTTTGTGGCAAAATGGCTGTCTCAAGCCCAAGGAAATTCTAGCAATTGTGGAACAAAAACTAGCAATGGTAGGTTTAACGGGTATTCTCGATCGCTATCCCAGTCAGCTATCCGGGGGGATGCGCAAGCGAGTGAGTTTTGCCAGAGCCATTACAGAAGACCCAAGGTGTTCTCAAACTGCCCAAAAAATTCTCCTCTACGATGAACCAACAGCGGGACTCGACCCCATCGCTTCCACCATTATTGAAGATTTAATCCGCGACCTTAAGGTTAGGCAAAAAGTCTGTGACAGCTATGTGGTTGTTACCCATCAGCACAGTACCATCCGACGCACTAGCGATCGCGTGATTTTTTTATATCAGGGTAAAATTAGATGGGAAGGGGCAACAGAGGAGGTCGATCGCGCGGATAATCCTTACCTACGTCAATTTTTTTCAGGCAGTACAGAGGGACCTATTCAATTTGTTGGCAGGGAGGTCTAA
- a CDS encoding MlaD family protein gives MQKKLLRDGLLGLFILGTVSSAIVGILWLRGKEFGRSGFKFTAQFPLADGLVEGAVVRYRGVPVGKVQRIYPKPNSVDVIISITDSSLVIPKNSSIRTLETGILGNTIVQIVPQEDLTGGTEFNPMSADCDREKVICNGDTVAGQPGPSFTALLQEGSDLLRKVREEKILENLSATIKSAGRAAQGVEKLTGQASSIIDAIRSPFDKLGETIESFGKTAESISDAAQQISKTAKSADSLIVENKQRLANTLDSISATAKETQKLIAGVRPLVDNGKFIDNLQALSEDAAKTARNLRQITDTANDPNTIVALRETIDSARATFANAQKITTDLNELTGDPKFRSDLRRLVNGLSNLVSTGNELIPATTVAQTRGDKLEVR, from the coding sequence ATGCAGAAAAAGTTACTACGGGATGGTCTGTTGGGACTGTTTATTCTGGGGACAGTCAGTTCCGCTATTGTCGGTATTTTGTGGTTGCGGGGTAAAGAGTTTGGCAGAAGTGGATTTAAGTTTACTGCCCAATTTCCCTTGGCTGATGGCTTGGTAGAGGGAGCAGTGGTGCGTTATCGGGGTGTACCAGTGGGCAAGGTACAGAGGATTTATCCTAAGCCGAACAGCGTGGATGTAATTATTAGTATCACTGACAGCAGTTTAGTTATTCCCAAAAATTCTAGTATTCGTACCTTGGAGACGGGGATTTTGGGGAACACGATCGTGCAAATTGTGCCCCAGGAAGACCTAACGGGAGGGACAGAATTTAACCCTATGAGTGCTGACTGTGACCGAGAGAAAGTGATTTGTAATGGGGATACAGTGGCGGGGCAACCAGGGCCTAGTTTTACAGCTTTGTTACAGGAAGGTTCAGATTTGTTGCGTAAAGTGCGGGAGGAGAAGATATTAGAAAATCTCAGCGCCACGATTAAAAGTGCAGGTAGAGCGGCCCAGGGGGTAGAGAAATTGACAGGGCAGGCCTCTAGTATCATTGATGCTATTCGCAGTCCCTTCGATAAGTTAGGAGAAACGATCGAGTCCTTTGGCAAAACAGCGGAATCTATCAGTGATGCTGCCCAACAAATTAGTAAGACCGCTAAAAGCGCCGACAGTTTAATAGTGGAAAATAAACAGCGTCTCGCTAACACCTTAGATTCCATCAGTGCTACTGCTAAGGAAACCCAAAAATTGATTGCTGGTGTACGACCTTTAGTGGACAACGGTAAATTTATTGACAATCTGCAAGCTCTCTCGGAAGATGCGGCTAAAACCGCCCGCAATTTACGGCAAATTACTGACACTGCCAATGACCCTAACACGATCGTGGCTCTGCGGGAAACCATAGATTCTGCCCGTGCTACTTTTGCCAATGCCCAAAAAATTACCACTGACTTGAATGAGCTGACGGGTGACCCCAAATTTCGGTCAGACTTACGGCGGTTAGTCAATGGTTTAAGCAATTTAGTATCGACGGGGAATGAATTAATACCGGCGACAACAGTTGCCCAGACCAGGGGGGACAAGCTAGAGGTGCGGTAG
- a CDS encoding FHA domain-containing protein, translating into MNSSEQKTPRHLLVIIDHQGKRTYNLQASMYSIGRDESNAIVLKSDKISRQHAMLIRMPLPDGKGYRYKIQDGNLEGKKSVNGITVNGKQVDSAELKNGDMIVFGGVAQAAYYLKNLTDRELADYSKQPEYKSLKGKITDPEKTVAMLDDD; encoded by the coding sequence GTGAACAGTTCTGAACAGAAGACCCCACGCCATTTACTCGTGATTATTGACCATCAGGGCAAGCGCACTTACAATTTGCAGGCAAGTATGTACTCCATTGGTCGGGATGAGAGCAATGCGATCGTCTTAAAATCGGACAAAATTTCCCGTCAGCACGCTATGTTGATTAGAATGCCTCTCCCTGATGGTAAGGGCTACCGCTATAAGATTCAAGACGGCAATTTAGAGGGTAAGAAAAGTGTCAACGGAATTACAGTCAACGGCAAACAGGTGGACTCGGCGGAGCTAAAGAACGGAGATATGATTGTGTTTGGGGGTGTGGCGCAGGCGGCTTACTACTTGAAGAATCTGACCGATCGGGAACTGGCTGATTACAGCAAGCAACCAGAATACAAAAGTCTCAAGGGTAAGATTACTGACCCAGAAAAGACCGTGGCTATGCTCGATGACGATTAA
- a CDS encoding FecR domain-containing protein has translation MGRAVALSVVILLSGCVLTHPPKPFKDEMPISRPIAHLEQSQATQVLFLNSKTPKTTTGGIALRSGEIVTTDSQGTAQIQFHNRTRSRLARQTEVKLQSAQSLALRQGSIIVDSPDFFQVNTKFGRVTATNATFYVETTPAPWQSSQIVVLRGQVESFILNSEGKIVIKGGEAVTITPLGLPWKIYQLQAKDRQYWLQKIKQLFKFSDRLPVEVVFHAPLPTPKPKPSPTFRPDSPFVEAASDSYYYSPPPTSYEQEPYYDYAPPQPVVRAAPPPQVAPPPPEPAPPPPVVYEPPPPEPEVPPVQVPVAPEPPPLELPEPSENTE, from the coding sequence ATGGGACGGGCAGTAGCTCTCAGTGTAGTCATATTGTTAAGTGGGTGCGTTCTCACTCACCCCCCTAAGCCCTTTAAGGATGAAATGCCTATTTCTCGCCCGATTGCCCACCTAGAACAGTCCCAGGCAACTCAAGTTTTATTCCTCAACAGCAAAACCCCTAAGACAACTACAGGAGGGATTGCCCTCCGATCGGGAGAAATCGTGACAACTGACAGCCAAGGCACAGCCCAAATTCAGTTCCACAATCGCACCCGCAGTCGCCTTGCCCGCCAGACCGAGGTAAAACTACAATCAGCCCAGAGCTTGGCACTCAGACAGGGAAGCATCATTGTTGATAGCCCTGACTTTTTCCAGGTTAACACCAAATTTGGACGAGTCACTGCCACCAATGCTACTTTTTATGTTGAGACCACTCCTGCTCCCTGGCAAAGCAGTCAAATCGTGGTTCTGCGCGGCCAAGTAGAAAGTTTTATTCTCAACTCGGAAGGCAAGATTGTTATCAAAGGTGGAGAAGCTGTTACTATTACCCCTTTGGGTCTTCCCTGGAAAATTTACCAGCTCCAGGCAAAAGACCGTCAGTATTGGCTACAGAAAATTAAACAATTGTTTAAGTTCAGTGACCGTCTACCCGTGGAAGTAGTTTTCCATGCTCCCCTACCTACCCCCAAGCCCAAGCCAAGTCCTACTTTCCGCCCTGATTCCCCCTTTGTAGAAGCAGCATCGGACTCCTACTACTACTCACCTCCTCCTACATCCTACGAACAGGAACCCTACTACGACTACGCTCCTCCCCAACCCGTTGTCAGAGCTGCTCCCCCCCCTCAGGTAGCTCCCCCACCACCGGAACCAGCACCACCCCCCCCTGTAGTATATGAACCACCTCCCCCAGAGCCAGAGGTGCCCCCCGTTCAGGTGCCTGTAGCACCAGAACCACCGCCGTTGGAGCTGCCAGAACCAAGTGAAAACACTGAATAA
- the sbcD gene encoding exonuclease subunit SbcD — MTIKVLHLADIHLGSLAHGKVNPTTGVNSRLEDFTRSLSLCIDRAITEPADLVLFAGDAFPDAVPPPYVQQAFAQQFRRLADAHIPTVLLVGNHDQHCQGLGGASLVIYRSLGVPGFIVGDTIATHTISTRGGKIQVITVPWLTRSALLTKQETQGLSVAEVGDLLLEKLTIVLEAEIRRLDPNLPTVLLGHMMIDTATYGAERFLAAGKGFTIPLSLVARSEFAYVALGHVHRHQVLCQEPPVVYPGSIERVDFGEETEEKGYCWVEISKRQTKFTFCPLPARQFRTISVDLTNSEQPLQELLKTIGEHNITDTIVRLRYQIKPEQVSSLDQHLIHQALASAHTYKIIAEVQETRPRIRLPDLTPEQVLDPLSALKHYLSKREDLRSLESDLISAAQTLLEPAGGQLSLI, encoded by the coding sequence ATGACGATTAAAGTCCTCCATTTGGCTGATATTCACCTGGGCAGTTTGGCTCATGGCAAGGTCAACCCCACCACTGGTGTCAATTCTAGGCTGGAAGATTTCACTCGCAGTCTAAGTTTATGTATCGATCGGGCAATCACGGAACCCGCTGACTTGGTTCTCTTTGCAGGGGATGCTTTCCCGGATGCGGTTCCCCCTCCCTATGTACAGCAGGCTTTTGCCCAACAGTTTCGCCGTCTTGCTGATGCCCACATCCCTACGGTTTTGTTAGTGGGGAACCATGACCAACATTGCCAGGGACTGGGGGGAGCCAGTTTAGTAATTTATCGTAGTTTGGGGGTACCTGGGTTTATTGTCGGAGACACGATCGCTACCCATACTATTTCTACCCGTGGGGGCAAAATTCAGGTGATTACGGTACCCTGGTTAACCCGATCGGCTTTACTGACCAAACAGGAGACCCAGGGATTATCGGTGGCCGAGGTGGGAGATTTGTTACTAGAAAAGCTAACGATTGTCCTAGAGGCAGAAATTCGCCGCCTTGATCCCAACCTGCCTACGGTGCTGTTGGGACACATGATGATTGACACGGCTACCTATGGTGCGGAGAGGTTTTTAGCGGCGGGCAAGGGATTTACGATCCCTCTGTCCTTAGTAGCCCGATCGGAATTTGCCTATGTTGCCCTGGGGCATGTACACCGCCATCAAGTCCTGTGTCAAGAACCACCAGTTGTATATCCTGGCAGTATTGAGCGAGTTGATTTTGGGGAAGAAACAGAGGAGAAAGGCTATTGTTGGGTAGAAATCAGTAAAAGACAGACAAAATTTACGTTTTGTCCCCTCCCCGCCCGCCAGTTTCGTACTATTTCTGTAGACTTGACCAATTCTGAGCAGCCCCTACAGGAGTTGTTAAAAACGATCGGGGAACACAATATCACAGACACCATAGTGCGCCTGCGCTACCAAATCAAGCCAGAGCAAGTTTCTTCTCTAGATCAGCATCTGATTCACCAAGCCCTTGCCAGTGCCCATACCTACAAAATTATTGCGGAAGTGCAGGAAACTCGCCCCCGCATTCGTCTGCCTGATTTGACGCCAGAGCAAGTCCTTGACCCCCTCTCTGCCCTGAAACATTATCTGTCCAAGCGAGAAGATTTACGGTCTTTAGAATCTGACCTTATCAGTGCTGCGCAGACTCTCCTAGAACCAGCAGGGGGGCAGCTCTCCCTGATTTAA
- a CDS encoding DUF1993 domain-containing protein encodes MPISMFQVVKSLVRSLQNLINILEKGAAYAEAKKIDPSVLLQARLFPDMFPLVRQVQIASDIARRGAARLAGVEVPVIEDKETTFGELIDRIKDTIAFMETLTPEQIDGKEATEIALPTRERTLQVSGINFLLYFMVPNFYFHMTTAYAILRHNGVELGKVDYLGKHDF; translated from the coding sequence ATGCCGATTTCCATGTTTCAGGTAGTGAAGTCCTTGGTGCGTTCTCTGCAAAATTTGATTAACATCCTGGAAAAAGGAGCTGCCTATGCCGAGGCAAAGAAGATTGACCCTAGTGTATTGCTGCAAGCACGGTTATTTCCCGATATGTTCCCCCTCGTGCGGCAGGTGCAAATTGCCTCAGATATAGCCCGTCGGGGTGCAGCCAGACTGGCAGGCGTAGAAGTCCCTGTTATCGAGGATAAAGAGACGACCTTTGGTGAATTGATCGATCGGATTAAGGACACGATCGCCTTTATGGAGACCCTGACCCCAGAGCAAATCGACGGCAAAGAAGCGACAGAAATCGCCCTCCCCACGCGGGAGAGGACACTGCAGGTGAGCGGTATTAACTTTTTGCTGTATTTCATGGTACCGAACTTTTATTTTCACATGACAACTGCTTACGCTATTTTGCGCCACAATGGGGTAGAGCTAGGCAAAGTTGATTATTTGGGCAAGCATGATTTTTAG